A stretch of Palaemon carinicauda isolate YSFRI2023 chromosome 34, ASM3689809v2, whole genome shotgun sequence DNA encodes these proteins:
- the LOC137626948 gene encoding uncharacterized protein, with protein MADVELQSLPTDHEQVELVIGLDTTLNRVILEQRHGTANEPSAYLTKLGWVAFGPTGDRSASEVSPVHHVHRKFDPQDLTEVLQSHFNRDFFEKESLSKLEDSLEDKRFLATFNNTTQHRHGKYVAKLPFKDSTPLPDNMNMAIRQARSLKRRLDNDEAYKTSYVAQMEKYTDRGYAERVPVSQLDREDGRVWLMPHHSVRHPVKQKDRVVFDLKARHRGTSLNEHLMQGPDLTNSLTGGLLHFREGQHAITADVQEMFHQVKVPEEDRDCLRYLWWPEGVTSKELQVFRMTSHVFGARSSPSVVNFCLRKTALDFGSMYNEEASNSIRRNFYVDNLLKAMDDEEECIKLTRDLINLCRDGGFRLNQWTSSSKQILAAIPREERDDSVAVLDLNKDELPTERALGIHWNMSIDVFTFRIVLKDKPFNRRGVLSVVASIYDPLGYLSPVTLIAKILLQEMCRRKLSWDEEMSADELVRWKTWLAQLPQLEEFQLRRSFIPPDFGDVDTLQLHHFADASQTGYGVVSYLRVVGVNGKIHCTLVIGRARVAPLKRTIIPRLELTAAAIAAQMDSKLKTELDLKLAPSVFWTDSTSVLKYLRNPTARYQTFVDNRVNLIRDTSDIMAWRYINTTANPADLASRGLSVADFLQSSLWFSGPDFLKMDETHWPTMPEDVVRGELDPDAEVKTSLVFDITKKEPTFIESIATRFSSWLKFVRTVAWMTRFIRHMQKARPYSGDSLSSAELRTAENLIWRLTQSQDYEEELSTLSKKGRSLKRSSKLIKLRPFLKDGLLHVGGRLQKSTLADTAKHPIILPSSSPAVKLMVRATHESCSHCGQNHLMTQLRTNYWIVRGNAIVKTVIRECLVCRRLSRRPLVQVMAELPSDRLCPDEPPFTNTGSDCFGPFLVKQGRSTVKRWGAIFTCLTSRAVHLEVIDTMEQDSFVNAIRRFVARRGPIKRMWSDNGTNIVATERELREALQRFNEGEIRDTLSIRGIEWNFHPPHASHFGGVWERLIRSVRRALTAACLQQVTTDETLRTLFCEVEAVVNSRPLTKINDDPNCPVPLTPNMILTLKGSPDPFTSTCKKDMYVKRRWRQAQFLADEFWRRWIQEYLPLLQERQKWSVPKRDINVGDVVLTLDERLPRGSWPLGKVLEVTRSADGRVRQALIKTENGEFRRPVQKLCLLLENDKGDDIK; from the coding sequence ATGGCAGACGTAGAGCTGCAAAGCTTACCAACTGACCACGAACAGGTCGAGCTAGTGATCGGGTTAGACACGACCCTGAATCGAGTCATTCTGGAGCAACGCCACGGCACTGCCAATGAGCCATCCGCCTATCTAACCAAGCTTGGTTGGGTGGCTTTCGGTCCTACTGGAGACCGGTCTGCATCGGAGGTCTCACCCGTGCATCATGTTCATCGAAAATTTGACCCTCAAGACTTGACAGAGGTACTGCAGAGTCATTTTAATAGAGATTTCTTCGAAAAGGAATCCCTCTCCAAATTGGAAGATTCCCTAGAGGATAAGAGATTCTTGGCCACCTTTAATAACACGACACAGCATCGACATGGAAAGTACGTGGCCAAGCTGCCATTCAAGGACTCTACTCCTCTACCTGATAATATGAATATGGCAATTCGACAAGCCCGAAGCTTGAAAAGAAGACTAGACAACGACGAAGCTTACAAGACATCCTACGTAGCTCAGATGGAGAAATATACTGATAGGGGCTACGCCGAAAGGGTTCCTGTAAGTCAGCTAGACAGGGAGGACGGGCGCGTATGGCTTATGCCGCACCACTCTGTCAGGCATCCTGTCAAACAGAAAGACCGAGTGGTCTTCGATCTGAAGGCAAGGCACCGAGGAACATCTCTCAACGAACATCTGATGCAAGGCCCCGACCTCACCAATAGCCTGACGGGTGGTCTCCTGCATTTTAGAGAGGGTCAACATGCCATCACAGCAGACGTGCAGGAGATGTTCCATCAGGTGAAGGTACCTGAAGAGGACAGAGACTGCCTGAGGTACCTCTGGTGGCCAGAAGGTGTCACCAGCAAAGAACTGCAAGTCTTCAGAATGACGTCCCACGTTTTTGGCGCAAGATCATCGCCGAGCGTCGTTAACTTCTGCTTACGCAAAACGGCCCTAGACTTCGGAAGCATGTATAACGAAGAAGCTTCTAACTCTATACGTCGCAACTTCTACGTCGACAACCTCCTCAAGGCGATGGATGATGAGGAAGAATGCATTAAACTGACAAGAGATCTGATCAACCTGTGCAGGGATGGAGGTTTCCGTCTTAACCAATGGACCTCCAGCAGCAAGCAAATTCTAGCTGCGATCCCCAGAGAAGAACGAGACGACTCTGTGGCTGTCCTAGACTTGAATAAAGATGAGCTGCCAACTGAACGAGCCCTGGGGATCCATTGGAATATGAGCATAGACGTGTTCACGTTCAGAATCGTCCTTAAAGACAAGCCTTTCAACCGACGTGGTGTGCTCTCTGTTGTTGCATCGATCTATGACCCTTTGGGCTACTTATCCCCCGTCACTTTGATCGCGAAGATCCTGTTGCAAGAAATGTGCCGAAGGAAGCTCTCGTGGGATGAGGAGATGTCTGCTGATGAACTTGTTCGATGGAAGACCTGGCTTGCGCAGTTGCCACAACTGGAAGAGTTCCAACTGCGAAGGTCCTTCATACCACCAGACTTCGGAGATGTTGACACCCTTCAGCTGCACCACTTTGCAGACGCAAGTCAGACAGGCTATGGTGTAGTCTCTTACTTGCGTGTAGTTGGTGTCAACGGAAAGATTCATTGCACTCTTGTCATAGGACGGGCGAGAGTCGCCCCTCTGAAAAGGACCATCATCCCTCGTCTTGAGCTGACGGCGGCTGCTATCGCTGCACAGATGGACTCAAAGCTGAAGACTGAGCTCGATCTGAAACTGGCCCCGTCAGTCTTCTGGACTGATAGCACGTCAGTACTGAAATATCTCAGAAATCCGACTGCGAGGTATCAGACCTTCGTGGACAATAGGGTCAATCTCATTAGGGATACATCCGACATTATGGCTTGGAGATACATCAACACTACTGCGAACCCAGCAGACCTTGCGTCACGTGGCCTCTCCGTCGCTGACTTCCTCCAATCATCTTTGTGGTTTTCAGGACCAGATTTCCTCAAGATGGACGAAACGCACTGGCCAACCATGCCCGAAGATGTTGTCAGAGGAGAGCTTGATCCAGACGCCGAAGTGAAGACTTCTCTCGTCTTCGATATAACGAAGAAAGAACCAACGTTCATTGAATCAATAGCGACAAGATTCTCCTCCTGGTTGAAGTTTGTCAGGACCGTCGCGTGGATGACAAGATTTATCCGCCACATGCAGAAGGCTCGCCCATACAGCGGCGACTCACTCTCGAGTGCGGAGCTGCGTACTGCGGAGAATTTGATCTGGAGACTGACCCAAAGCCAAGATTATGAAGAAGAGTTAAGCACCCTCTCGAAGAAGGGAAGATCGCTGAAGAGGTCTAGTAAATTAATCAAGCTGAGACCATTTCTCAAGGATGGATTACTCCACGTTGGTGGTCGATTGCAGAAATCAACACTGGCAGATACGGCCAAGCATCCGATCATCCTACCCAGCAGTTCTCCGGCGGTCAAGCTTATGGTGAGAGCCACGCACGAATCCTGCAGCCATTGTGGCCAGAACCACCTGATGACCCAGTTGAGGACAAACTACTGGATCGTCCGCGGAAATGCGATCGTCAAGACTGTCATTCGAGAATGCTTGGTCTGTCGCAGACTAAGTCGTCGTCCTTTAGTTCAGGTGATGGCTGAACTGCCATCCGACCGGCTTTGTCCAGATGAACCCCCCTTTACTAACACTGGGTCGGACTGCTTCGGACCGTTCTTAGTGAAGCAAGGAAGGTCCACAGTGAAGCGTTGGGGCGCTATCTTTACATGCCTTACCTCGCGAGCAGTCCACCTGGAAGTGATCGATACAATGGAACAAGACTCCTTCGTCAACGCCATCAGGCGTTTCGTCGCTCGCAGGGGGCCTATCAAGAGAATGTGGTCCGACAACGGGACCAACATTGTGGCCACGGAACGAGAGCTAAGAGAAGCTCTCCAGCGCTTCAACGAAGGAGAAATCAGAGACACACTCTCGATCCGAGGCATAGAGTGGAACTTTCATCCACCTCATGCCTCACACTTTGGCGGAGTGTGGGAGCGTCTGATCAGGTCCGTCCGAAGAGCCCTCACAGCGGCCTGTCTCCAACAAGTCACGACTGATGAAACGCTTCGCACTCTGTTCTGCGAAGTGGAGGCTGTTGTTAATAGCCGACCTCTGACGAAGATCAACGACGACCCGAACTGCCCTGTCCCTCTCACGCCTAACATGATCCTAACTTTGAAAGGGTCACCCGATCCCTT
- the LOC137626949 gene encoding uncharacterized protein, giving the protein METEHESRINQWRLSVAHHHENDPSAMRTLDPVEHTRGPECHSTPMEVHSRPLDPTSTPFAPRHATFEPSVTNPLSNNSQVLKALECTLASSNELARTTLLPPTKLERFGGDFTKFNWFKMSFKWHIENNTSDPERRLNHLYHILDGPPRNLVEHCLHLSPTIGYDEAWKQLSEFYGREVDATEAFIRQLLEWKEIPAGDSEGLMNYASYLKKVKAAQGANYTRIELQETMRKIVEKLPHPLRVRWVSKYLEHEHKLQALITFVERQALVAEELKYYECDRRPSKGKLEDTSKPIKAKALPVHHSSPSDNGIYCIYCKKNKHGIQSCHRFQSLNLDDRWNAAVDAKLCFRCLNVAHNHEACEEESTCGKCGLGTHHTLLLYVKKTPSRDSTNSKRATVYKTSDKPKEEAVTTSNAPPDRTNTKTALEAGTPATTGHVHAMSTDRRPDGRTMLKLIPVMVNGTCTTVGFIDGGAAPTLAARSLIDRLGVTGRPCNQTMVTEAGTFDCKEVVQLTLGNINGGEEEERVKEVFVTDKINVSTDYIMPWTG; this is encoded by the coding sequence ATGGAGACTGAACATGAGTCTAGGATCAATCAATGGAGGCTAAGTGTCGCCCACCACCACGAGAATGACCCAAGTGCTATGCGGACATTGGACCCTGTAGAACATACAAGAGGACCAGAATGCCATTCTACACCCATGGAAGTCCACTCACGGCCATTGGATCCCACCTCAACTCCTTTCGCACCACGACATGCCACATTTGAACCCTCTGTTACTAACCCCTTGTCCAACAACTCTCAAGTGCTTAAGGCACTCGAATGCACTCTTGCTAGCAGCAATGAGTTGGCGCGGACAACGCTGTTACCACCTACTAAACTTGAGCGCTTTGGAGGCGACTTCACCAAATTTAATTGGTTCAAGATGTCCTTCAAATGGCACATTGAGAACAATACCTCGGACCCCGAGCGCAGGCTGAACCACTTGTATCATATCCTAGATGGGCCTCCGAGAAACCTGGTTGAGCACTGCTTGCACCTGTCACCGACAATTGGGTACGATGAAGCTTGGAAGCAGCTGAGTGAATTCTACGGCAGAGAAGTCGATGCTACCGAAGCTTTTATTCGTCAGCTTCTCGAATGGAAGGAAATCCCAGCAGGTGATAGCGAAGGTTTAATGAACTACGCTTCTTACCTAAAGAAGGTGAAGGCAGCACAGGGTGCAAATTACACTAGAATTGAGCTGCAAGAAACTATGAGAAAGATAGTGGAAAAGCTCCCTCACCCTCTTCGGGTAAGATGGGTCTCTAAGTACCTGGAACACGAACACAAGCTTCAAGCCCTGATCACCTTTGTGGAGAGACAGGCACTGGTCGCTGAAGAATTGAAGTACTACGAGTGCGACCGTCGTCCTTCCAAGGGCAAACTTGAGGACACGAGCAAGCCGATTAAAGCTAAAGCCTTGCCTGTTCACCACAGCTCTCCTTCCGACAATGGGATATATTGCATATACTGCAAGAAAAATAAGCACGGAATTCAGTCGTGCCACCGATTCCAAAGCCTCAATTTGGATGACCGCTGGAATGCTGCGGTGGATGCCAAACTCTGCTTCAGATGCTTAAATGTCGCGCACAATCACGAAGCCTGTGAAGAAGAATCTACGTGTGGTAAGTGCGGCTTGGGGACGCATCACACGCTCTTGCTCTATGTGAAGAAAACCCCTTCAAGGGACAGTACAAACTCCAAGAGAGCAACTGTGTACAAGACATCTGACAAACCTAAAGAGGAGGCCGTGACGACTAGCAATGCACCACCTGATAGAACTAACACCAAAACCGCTCTAGAGGCTGGGACTCCTGCGACGACGGGGCACGTACACGCCATGTCCACTGACCGACGACCTGATGGTCGTACAATGTTGAAGCTTATCCCAGTCATGGTGAACGGAACGTGCACTACGGTCGGCTTCATAGATGGAGGAGCCGCACCCACGCTGGCCGCAAGGAGCCTAATAGATCGGCTAGGTGTAACGGGAAGGCCTTGCAACCAGACCATGGTGACAGAGGCCGGTACGTTCGACTGCAAGGAAGTGGTCCAACTCACCCTTGGTAACATCAACGGAGGTGAGGAGGAAGAACGAGTAAAAGAAGTCTTTGTTACTGACAAAATTAATGTGTCGACGGACTACATAATGCCTTGGACTGGCTGA